The sequence AGGATGGCCACGGTCAGCACAGCGAAGGCGGCAAAGACGGGGACCAGCACCAGGGCCACCACACCCATCTCTcgtcccatgcccaggcctatGCGCATCACCATGGCCCACAGGACCTCTGACAGCTCTGTGGGTGAAGAGGGGGCAGTGGAGACCAGGGGCCAGGGGTGCCCACCCCGCGTCCTCGGCAGCCTGAAGCCCACTTTACAGAGGggaccctgaggcccagagaagtgacCCGCCCAGGCCACCCCGCCAGCAGCTGTGTGTGCAAGCTGGAGCCAGGACTTAACCGTGGCCGGGCCACCCAGCACACTGCTCACTCACGGGCATGGGCCAGGCTCAGGGCCCAGAGGCGCAGGTAGGAGGCCGTGTTGGAGATGCAGCCCAGGCAGAACTCGATGGTGTGgatggcctggtgcatgaacaCCTCAGAGAGCACAAActgagggggcgggaggggggacaGTAAGGGGCGGGCCAGGCCAGCGGTTACCCCCCACTCAGGAAGGCaccacacccaccttggcttcCTCTTGGTCCCCTGGGTGCTCCGCCTTCTCCTCATCAGAGCCCCTAGCGTCGGGCGAGTCCAGAAGCCCAGTCTTGACCTCATCCTTGGGACGGGGTGTAGGCAGCGTCAGCGGACCCACCCAGACAGGCCCACGCTGCCCCTACTGCCTGCACACAGCCACTCAGAGGAGCAAGGTGGGTCTCGGGCTGGCAGCGGCCCCACCTCCCTACAGCACCCCCCTACCTGCAGTTGGCCAGCACGCCTCAAGCGCCGGTGGTGATTCCAGCGAAGGAACAAGGGTGTGCCAAGCAGCAGGACGGGCACTGTGGCCAGGGCCAGGACCACCAATGCAGACTGCACTacctcctgcaggggagggggccgAGTCAGGCTGCCCCTGCAAGCCACACACCCAGGCAGCCTACAGTCTGCTCCTCCCCCGGGTCCCCTCCCTGAGCAGGACATCACTGCGTGAGGAATCCTCGGCGAGAAGGGGACAGGCTCCCGGGACCCACTGTGTGCCACCTCGCTGGGAGCCTCCCACTGTCCCTGAACCTCCGCATCTCACAGCTCGGGCCAGCATCCCTGATTCTCAGATGAGGACTGGACCACCCTGAGTGGCCCCGTGACCGGGGGCCGCTGAGGGGTGTGAGCCCACTCGCCGCCCCAGCCCACCTGCCCGGGGAAGAGTGGCCGGTTGGTGGGGCTGCGAGAGAAGAGGAACATGTTGATGAAGTGGATGAGGATGCTGGGGGCGGAGGCGGCGCCGGCAGCCGAGACGCGCAGCCACTTGTAGATGACCATGAAGACCAGGTAGCCAAACAGGCCCAGCAGGAAGACCAGCTCCGGCAGGGTCTCCAGCACCAGCCGGTGCCACTGGCCAAAGTGTCTGGGGTGGGACAAGGGCCGAGTCACTGACCACCCTGGCCCCGCAGTCCCCACGTCCCCCACCAGAGCCTCGGCCTCACATGTGGTTGAAGACTCCTAGGACCACCCCGAAGGCCATGTGGGTGACCCCCAGGATGACGGACATCTTCATCTTGAAGGAGTTGAGGAAGGTCAGGTGGTTGACAGCCAGGCTCCAGATCTGGGGTGGCAGGAGGGACAGGCGTCATCTCACCAGCCTGTTTGTCCCCTTGAGGGCCTCAGCACAATCTGTCATCTGCCCCCCAAGAGGCAGCAGGGCGCACTGGTTAAGGCACAGACACGGCCAGACAGCCTGGGCCAACCCCAGCTCTTCCTAACGGGTGACCTCGGGtcccctcctgggcctcagctgcctcctctgtaaaatgggaaggacGCTAGGGGGCGCCTCGTGGAGTTGTCACCGAAATGAAGCGGTCATTGCACACAGGGCTCAGAGCAGCGCCcgccacagcgacccagggctgCCATCACTCTGACAGCCTCTCTGCTTCGTGGCTGCAGGAAGCGCCCGGCAAGGAGGCCCCTCGTCTGTGTGGGGCCCCGAGCATCCGGCACCAGAACTGggctgccctcctgctggcctgcagcCAGGACTCACGGGGTCGATGCCGAAGGGGTAGGGTCCCAGGAAGACGCCGGTGATGTTGGGGTCCAGAGAGAGCAGGGGGTGGTTGGCCAGGAACTTGTCACTGTGGCAACAGCAGGCAGGGTGGTCAAGGCAGTGGGGACGGGGCAGGGCGGCGGGGACCCGGGGGCAGTGGGGACGACGGCGGGCCTCACCTCCAGCCGGACTGGTTGGCCATGGCGGCCACGCTCCAGCCCGAGGGGAAGATGACGGTGGCGCGGCTGAAGCACTCGTTGTAGATGAAGCCGGTGTAGACAGAGAACAGACCCATGAGCAGGAGCAGGTAGCGGCCACCAAAGAAGGTCTGCCAgatctgggggggcgggggggggctgtgaGACAAGACCcggacccctccccccgccagcccttcccccctctcccgcTGCCCTTACTTGCCTCATTCTTTGCTGTCTTGATGGCCGGCCGGTCCTCAGCCAGCACCATGGCCAGGGCGAAGAGGAACATGAGCAGCCCGTGGCCCACGTCCCCAAACATGACGgcgaagaggaaggggaaggtgaTGATGGTGTAGGGCGCTGCGGGAGAGGAGCCCTGCGCTCAGTGGACCCCACAGCCGAATGTGCATCTTGTACAAGATGCCACGGAGGCCTGGACCCAGACTCTGGGACAGCAGCTGACTCAAACTTCTTTAGCAACACAGGGCGGCCCAACAGGACACACCTCAGTCTCACTGTGGCCCCTGGCCTGCGGGTGTGCAACCCCTGACGACTGCACACCTTCCCAAAGCCGCtctgattcccattttacaggtgagacaactgaggctcagagaagctaggACACTTACTGAGGTAAGCGACTCAGACCCCAAACCCAGGCCACTCCTGCTGCAGCGCCTCGGCTCCATGCCCAACCCCTCAACCCTTGTTAGCTTCACCAGGGGATGCTGGGATAAACACACCCCCACACGCCGCCGTGCCCGTGTGACGGGGCATCACAGGGAGTGTGCCCCTCTCGCCTGCAGAGGGTGGGACAGGCCCAATGTGTACGCCACCCTCCCAAGCTTCCACCAAAGCTGGGGGGTGCCGTGGCTCTCACCGGGGTTGACCTCCTGGTAGCGGCCCACACCGTAGGCATCCACGATGGCCTGGAAGCTGGCCGTGAAGCGAGTGGTACGGATGAGTGTGGGGGGCATGTCCCGGCAGGGGATTCGGTGAACCACGGCGCTCACACCCGCCTCGCTCTGGGCACccggcaggcaggcaagcagacagACGGACAGATGAGACTGGGCCTTCAGGGACCCTtgaccccccccgcccctccgccagGCCCTGATGGAGACATGGAGCACCGAGGGTGCTGGCCGGGCGAGTGCTGGGGATCCTggggcagcccctcccttctctgtgcaGGAGGCTGACCAGCCCCACCGGCCCCGATCCAGGACGGAGAGAGCcagacaccagctgggccagagtcGTTTGGAAAACCGAAACCCGCTGTTGCTCATCtaggtggcctgggagagggagcccCATTGCCACCTGTGAGCACTGACTAGGTACTAGGTACGGGCAACCTGTGGTGTGTTCACTCCACAGCGACCCCTGGAGGCAGGGTCATTGCCACCTCCGgtctgcgagaggtcacagggcCTGTgagcctggatttgaacctggTTTCTGATTTAatgcccaccccagcccagccgaCAAGGTACCATGGCCCAGCCCAAGGGCTCTGGgacatcaggggggttgggccaGGGCCATCCAGGTGGACTCCTCGGGGAGGGGGAGCCCTGGCAAAGGCACAGCCTGGGAACGGGAAGTGTGCTGTGAGGCAGACACAGGCGGCGGCCGGGAGCAGGGGAGGCGGGAGACCCCGCCAGGCTCACCGAGCTGTCATGCAGTGCCTGCTGCACGGCGGGCAGGTCGCGCGTGGCACACCAGGCCTCGGCGATGAGGCACTTGTAGGTGGCGCTCACGCTGCACTGGTTGAGGGCCAGGTACACAGCCTTCATCTTGCGGATCTGCACCTGCCAGGGCGGCAGCAGCCGCTGCACCCGGCCCAGCACCTGGTTCAGGAAGCGCTCTGTCTCCCCCAGGACCTGAGGCCAGAAGGGgcagtgaggaggagcagggcaggcCCCTGGGGGGTCGgcagggagcgggggggggggggggcgggggcgggggtagagggagggggcacagggtGGGACCAGGCCACGGGCTCCCACCTCCCGcagctcctggctctgctgctggagctgctgcagGGCTCCCCGGCgggcctcctcctgctcctcgaACGGGAAGACGTGACAGTGGAAGCTGGCAGGGAGGACGGGTGACATGATTCTAGGCTGtgcaggggctggaggcagggggaGCTCACAGGGCAGTGCAGGGGCAGCAGGGGTCTGTCCTGTGAGCATGGACCGGGCACCGGCAGCCTGTGGTGTGTTCACTCTACAGTGCCCCCTGGAGGCAGGGCCATGGCAcaagggcatggggggggggggcagccccccGGAGGGCTCACCAGTCAGTGATCTTCCGGATCTTCTGCCCGATCTGCTCGCCCCAGTAGGAGATGAGGAAGGTCATCCACGTGGCAGGCTCGCCCTGCCGGAGCGGGGCCCAGTTTACCCtgaagtcctggctctgccaaaCACCTGACCCCAGCCCTGTGCCCCCCCCTCGCTCACCGTCACCGGGTCCTCCAGCTGCTGCTCTGTCTCCCTGAAGCTGGCGATGAGG is a genomic window of Myotis daubentonii chromosome 9, mMyoDau2.1, whole genome shotgun sequence containing:
- the TCIRG1 gene encoding V-type proton ATPase 116 kDa subunit a 3 isoform X2 produces the protein MTFLISYWGEQIGQKIRKITDCFHCHVFPFEEQEEARRGALQQLQQQSQELREVLGETERFLNQVLGRVQRLLPPWQVQIRKMKAVYLALNQCSVSATYKCLIAEAWCATRDLPAVQQALHDSSSEAGVSAVVHRIPCRDMPPTLIRTTRFTASFQAIVDAYGVGRYQEVNPAPYTIITFPFLFAVMFGDVGHGLLMFLFALAMVLAEDRPAIKTAKNEIWQTFFGGRYLLLLMGLFSVYTGFIYNECFSRATVIFPSGWSVAAMANQSGWSDKFLANHPLLSLDPNITGVFLGPYPFGIDPIWSLAVNHLTFLNSFKMKMSVILGVTHMAFGVVLGVFNHIHFGQWHRLVLETLPELVFLLGLFGYLVFMVIYKWLRVSAAGAASAPSILIHFINMFLFSRSPTNRPLFPGQEVVQSALVVLALATVPVLLLGTPLFLRWNHHRRLRRAGQLQDEVKTGLLDSPDARGSDEEKAEHPGDQEEAKFVLSEVFMHQAIHTIEFCLGCISNTASYLRLWALSLAHAQLSEVLWAMVMRIGLGMGREMGVVALVLVPVFAAFAVLTVAILLVMEGLSAFLHALRLHWVEFQNKFYSGTGYKLNPFTFSMEDQ
- the TCIRG1 gene encoding V-type proton ATPase 116 kDa subunit a 3 isoform X1; this translates as MGSMFRSEEVSLAQLFLPTAAAYTCVSQLGELGLVEFRDLNASVSAFQRRFVVDVRRCEELEKTFTFLQEEVRRAGLALPPPEGGLPAPPPRDLLRIQEESDRLAQELRDVRGNEQALRVQLHKLQLHAAVLGQGQGPSLAATHTDGSSERTPLLQPPKGPHQDLRVNFVAGAVEPHKAAALERLLWRACRGFLIASFRETEQQLEDPVTGEPATWMTFLISYWGEQIGQKIRKITDCFHCHVFPFEEQEEARRGALQQLQQQSQELREVLGETERFLNQVLGRVQRLLPPWQVQIRKMKAVYLALNQCSVSATYKCLIAEAWCATRDLPAVQQALHDSSSEAGVSAVVHRIPCRDMPPTLIRTTRFTASFQAIVDAYGVGRYQEVNPAPYTIITFPFLFAVMFGDVGHGLLMFLFALAMVLAEDRPAIKTAKNEIWQTFFGGRYLLLLMGLFSVYTGFIYNECFSRATVIFPSGWSVAAMANQSGWSDKFLANHPLLSLDPNITGVFLGPYPFGIDPIWSLAVNHLTFLNSFKMKMSVILGVTHMAFGVVLGVFNHIHFGQWHRLVLETLPELVFLLGLFGYLVFMVIYKWLRVSAAGAASAPSILIHFINMFLFSRSPTNRPLFPGQEVVQSALVVLALATVPVLLLGTPLFLRWNHHRRLRRAGQLQDEVKTGLLDSPDARGSDEEKAEHPGDQEEAKFVLSEVFMHQAIHTIEFCLGCISNTASYLRLWALSLAHAQLSEVLWAMVMRIGLGMGREMGVVALVLVPVFAAFAVLTVAILLVMEGLSAFLHALRLHWVEFQNKFYSGTGYKLNPFTFSMEDQ